In the genome of Streptomyces sp. V2I9, one region contains:
- a CDS encoding DUF3515 domain-containing protein, translating into MTSSARRSPRSIFLGPSAAVLVLAAAGCSLSDAQPPVPVPTPSSEAAAYCEALDEVLPATVLEQERSDPSPDSELTAGWGDGAIVLRCGVPRPAKMDDPQAQGVEADGVRWMLEEPEGSGPRFTTTYRKAYVELTLSSAYAHDITPLAAFAGPVSKTVPGKF; encoded by the coding sequence GTGACGTCATCCGCCCGCCGGTCCCCCCGCTCGATATTCCTCGGTCCGTCCGCTGCCGTGCTCGTCCTGGCCGCGGCGGGCTGTTCCCTCAGCGACGCCCAGCCCCCGGTCCCGGTTCCCACCCCGTCGTCGGAGGCCGCCGCGTACTGCGAGGCCCTGGACGAGGTGCTGCCCGCGACCGTCCTCGAACAGGAACGCAGCGATCCCTCCCCGGACTCGGAGCTGACCGCCGGCTGGGGGGACGGGGCGATCGTACTGCGCTGCGGGGTCCCCCGGCCCGCGAAGATGGACGACCCCCAGGCGCAGGGGGTCGAGGCGGACGGGGTGCGGTGGATGCTGGAGGAGCCCGAGGGCTCCGGTCCGCGGTTCACCACCACGTACCGCAAGGCGTACGTCGAGCTCACGCTCTCCTCGGCGTACGCCCACGACATCACGCCGCTGGCCGCGTTCGCCGGTCCCGTCTCGAAGACGGTCCCCGGCAAGTTCTGA
- a CDS encoding Lrp/AsnC family transcriptional regulator: MVQAYILIQTEVGKASIVAETISRIPGVIQAEDVTGPYDVIVRARADTVDELGRMVVAKVQQVEGITRTLTCPVVHL, translated from the coding sequence GTGGTACAGGCGTACATCCTCATTCAGACCGAGGTGGGCAAGGCGTCGATCGTCGCCGAGACCATTTCCAGGATTCCGGGAGTCATCCAGGCAGAGGACGTCACCGGTCCGTACGACGTGATCGTGCGCGCCCGCGCGGACACGGTCGACGAACTCGGCCGCATGGTGGTCGCCAAGGTGCAGCAGGTGGAGGGCATCACACGGACGCTGACCTGCCCGGTCGTCCACCTCTGA
- a CDS encoding thiamine-phosphate kinase encodes MKGTVGELGEFGLIRELTSRLTTTPAVRLGPGDDAAVVAAPDRRVVASTDILLEGRHFRRDWSTAYDVGRKAAAQNLADIAAMGAVPTALLLGLVVPADLPVTWAAELMDGLRDECQVAGAAVVGGDVVGGDTITVAITALGDLRNHEPVTRGGARPGDVVAVTGWLGWSAAGYAVLSRGFRSPRAFVEAHRRPEPPYHAGPAAAGLGATAMTDVSDGLVADLGHIAEASKVRIDLRSGLIDIPSQMSDIGQAVGVDPLQWVLTGGEDHAIVATFPPDAKLPARWKVIGEVLNPSALPQVTVDGAPWTSKGGWDHFGAIEDTQPRA; translated from the coding sequence GTGAAGGGAACCGTGGGCGAGTTGGGGGAGTTCGGGCTCATCAGAGAGCTCACGTCCCGGCTCACCACCACTCCGGCGGTACGGCTGGGGCCCGGCGACGACGCCGCGGTCGTGGCAGCCCCCGACCGCAGAGTCGTGGCCAGTACGGACATCCTGCTGGAAGGGCGGCACTTCCGCCGCGACTGGTCGACGGCGTACGACGTGGGCCGCAAGGCCGCCGCCCAGAACCTCGCCGACATCGCGGCGATGGGGGCCGTGCCCACCGCACTGCTCCTCGGCCTGGTCGTCCCCGCCGACCTGCCCGTCACCTGGGCCGCCGAGCTGATGGACGGGCTCCGCGACGAATGCCAGGTGGCGGGCGCGGCCGTGGTCGGCGGCGATGTGGTGGGCGGCGACACGATCACCGTGGCGATCACCGCCCTCGGCGACCTGCGCAACCACGAACCGGTCACCCGCGGCGGCGCCCGCCCCGGCGATGTCGTCGCGGTCACCGGCTGGCTCGGCTGGTCCGCCGCCGGATACGCCGTGCTCTCCCGCGGCTTCCGCTCGCCCCGCGCCTTCGTCGAGGCCCACCGCCGCCCCGAACCGCCGTACCACGCGGGCCCCGCGGCCGCCGGACTCGGCGCGACCGCGATGACCGACGTCAGCGACGGCCTCGTCGCGGACCTCGGGCACATCGCGGAGGCCAGCAAGGTCCGCATCGACCTGCGCTCCGGCCTCATCGACATCCCCTCGCAGATGTCCGACATCGGCCAGGCGGTCGGCGTCGATCCGCTCCAGTGGGTGCTGACCGGGGGAGAGGACCACGCGATCGTCGCCACCTTCCCGCCCGACGCGAAGCTCCCCGCTCGCTGGAAGGTGATCGGCGAGGTCCTCAACCCCTCCGCCCTGCCCCAGGTCACCGTCGACGGCGCGCCCTGGACCAGCAAGGGCGGCTGGGACCACTTCGGCGCCATCGAGGACACCCAGCCCCGCGCGTGA
- the thiD gene encoding bifunctional hydroxymethylpyrimidine kinase/phosphomethylpyrimidine kinase, whose amino-acid sequence MPLRTAVPPRVLTVAGSDSGGGAGIQADLKTMLALGVHGMSVLTAVTAQNSLGVQGAWELPVEAVRAQYRSVVDDIGVQAVKTGMLASAALVETVATLLAATDAPVVVDPVGVSKHGDALLAAEALDSVRTELLPAATVATPNLDEVAQLTGVVVTEESGMRRAAEKILAFGPRWVVIKGGHLPGEAVDLLTDGSEEHWLRAPRHDNRHTHGTGCTLASAIASGLALGQDVPTAVRGAKAYVTGAIEAGFPLGGGIGPVDHGWLSRPAG is encoded by the coding sequence ATGCCCCTACGTACCGCTGTACCTCCCCGCGTGCTCACCGTCGCCGGCTCCGACTCCGGCGGCGGTGCGGGGATCCAGGCCGACCTGAAGACGATGCTCGCCCTCGGCGTGCACGGCATGAGCGTGCTCACCGCCGTCACCGCACAGAACTCCCTCGGCGTCCAGGGCGCGTGGGAGCTTCCGGTGGAAGCCGTGCGCGCCCAGTACCGCAGCGTCGTCGACGACATCGGCGTCCAGGCCGTCAAGACCGGCATGCTCGCCTCGGCCGCCCTCGTGGAGACCGTCGCCACACTCCTCGCCGCCACCGACGCCCCCGTCGTCGTCGACCCGGTCGGCGTCTCCAAGCACGGCGACGCCCTGCTCGCCGCCGAGGCCCTCGACTCGGTGCGCACCGAGCTGCTGCCCGCCGCCACCGTGGCCACCCCGAACCTCGACGAGGTGGCGCAGCTCACCGGCGTCGTGGTCACCGAGGAGAGCGGAATGCGCCGGGCCGCCGAGAAGATCCTCGCCTTCGGACCGCGCTGGGTGGTGATCAAGGGCGGTCATCTGCCGGGCGAGGCGGTGGACCTGCTCACCGACGGGAGCGAGGAACACTGGCTGCGCGCCCCCCGCCACGACAACCGCCACACCCACGGCACCGGCTGCACGCTGGCCTCCGCCATCGCCTCCGGACTGGCGCTGGGGCAGGACGTGCCCACGGCGGTACGGGGCGCGAAGGCGTACGTCACCGGCGCGATCGAGGCCGGCTTCCCGCTCGGCGGCGGCATCGGCCCGGTCGACCACGGCTGGCTGTCCCGCCCGGCCGGCTGA
- the rpmB gene encoding 50S ribosomal protein L28 — translation MAANCDVCGKGPSFGNSISHSHRRTSRRWNPNIQRVRAVVGRTPKRLNVCTSCIKAGKVAR, via the coding sequence GTGGCTGCCAACTGCGACGTTTGCGGCAAGGGGCCGAGCTTCGGCAACAGCATTTCGCACTCGCACCGCCGTACGTCCCGTCGCTGGAACCCCAACATCCAGCGCGTGCGTGCCGTGGTCGGTCGGACGCCGAAGCGGCTCAACGTCTGCACCTCGTGCATCAAGGCCGGCAAGGTCGCGCGCTGA
- a CDS encoding DAK2 domain-containing protein — MPQPPEDLDAVAVRTWCSLALEALGRERAEIDAINVYPVADGDTGTNLYLTFESAAAAVEAVFAAHETGATAPAPADAVRAMAHGALIGARGNSGTILAQLLRGMAGVLADGGDADRLRRALAAASDAARQAVAHPVEGTVLTVAAAAADTARNAGPGLRAVVTAAYEGALAALVRTPEQLAVLGRAGVVDAGGRGLVAVLGALVETVTGQAPARGPRTGPGGTPAPVDGGSVVGLPVGGTPVRGVTEGGPAAGDALDCPEGGGAGPAFEVIYLLEAGDEQVARLRTRLDALGDSLVVVGGDGLWHVHVHVDDAGAAVEAGVEAGRPYRIRITHFATESGHDLRVQAEPAQRAVVVVVPGDGLAGLCTEAGATTVIARPGEPPASGELVDAIRRAHAREVVLLPNDAALRHTAAAAAEQARTEGVRVALVPTRAAVQGIAALAVHEPDRGFDEDVVAMTAAAGATRYAELAVAERQSWTMAGICQAGDILGLIDGDVAVIGSDVPATARTVLDRMLAAGGELVTLVLGEDVPDTLADALEEYVREGHLAVDTVVYRGGHQRAPLLIGVE; from the coding sequence GTGCCGCAGCCCCCCGAGGACCTGGACGCCGTCGCGGTACGCACGTGGTGCTCACTGGCCCTGGAGGCCCTGGGGCGGGAGCGCGCGGAGATCGACGCGATCAACGTCTACCCGGTGGCCGACGGGGACACCGGCACCAACCTCTATCTGACCTTCGAGTCCGCCGCCGCCGCCGTCGAAGCGGTCTTCGCCGCCCACGAGACCGGGGCCACCGCGCCCGCCCCCGCCGACGCCGTACGCGCCATGGCGCACGGAGCCCTGATCGGCGCGCGCGGCAACTCCGGCACGATCCTGGCCCAGCTGCTGCGCGGCATGGCCGGGGTGCTGGCCGACGGCGGCGACGCGGACCGGCTGCGCCGCGCCCTCGCCGCCGCCTCGGACGCCGCCCGGCAGGCCGTCGCCCACCCCGTCGAGGGGACCGTGCTCACCGTCGCCGCGGCCGCCGCCGACACCGCCCGGAACGCGGGCCCCGGCCTGCGGGCCGTCGTCACCGCCGCCTACGAGGGGGCGCTCGCCGCCCTCGTGCGCACCCCGGAGCAGCTCGCCGTCCTCGGCAGGGCGGGCGTGGTCGACGCCGGGGGCCGGGGCCTGGTGGCGGTCCTGGGCGCACTGGTGGAGACCGTGACCGGGCAGGCTCCCGCCCGCGGACCCCGCACCGGCCCCGGCGGGACGCCCGCGCCCGTGGACGGGGGATCCGTGGTGGGACTGCCGGTGGGCGGCACGCCGGTACGGGGCGTCACGGAGGGCGGGCCCGCGGCCGGGGACGCGCTCGACTGCCCCGAGGGCGGGGGAGCCGGGCCCGCGTTCGAGGTGATCTACCTCCTGGAGGCCGGCGACGAGCAGGTCGCCCGGCTGCGCACCCGGCTCGACGCCCTCGGCGACTCGCTGGTCGTGGTGGGCGGCGACGGGCTCTGGCACGTCCACGTACACGTCGATGACGCGGGGGCGGCCGTGGAGGCGGGCGTCGAGGCCGGGCGTCCGTACCGGATCCGGATCACCCACTTCGCCACCGAGAGCGGCCACGACCTCCGCGTCCAGGCCGAACCCGCCCAGCGTGCCGTCGTCGTGGTGGTCCCCGGCGACGGACTGGCCGGACTGTGCACGGAGGCCGGGGCCACCACGGTGATCGCCCGCCCCGGCGAACCGCCCGCCAGCGGCGAACTCGTCGACGCCATCCGCCGCGCCCACGCCCGCGAGGTGGTGCTGCTGCCCAACGACGCGGCCCTGCGCCACACCGCTGCCGCCGCCGCCGAACAGGCCAGGACCGAGGGGGTCCGGGTCGCCCTCGTCCCCACCCGCGCCGCCGTCCAGGGCATCGCCGCCCTCGCCGTCCACGAGCCCGACCGGGGCTTCGACGAGGACGTGGTCGCCATGACCGCCGCCGCCGGCGCCACCCGCTACGCCGAACTGGCCGTCGCGGAGCGCCAGTCGTGGACCATGGCCGGGATCTGCCAGGCCGGGGACATCCTCGGCCTGATCGACGGCGACGTGGCGGTGATCGGCTCCGACGTCCCGGCCACCGCCCGCACCGTGCTCGACCGGATGCTGGCGGCCGGCGGCGAACTGGTCACCCTCGTCCTCGGCGAGGACGTCCCCGACACGCTCGCCGACGCCCTGGAGGAGTACGTACGGGAGGGCCACCTCGCCGTGGACACGGTGGTCTACCGGGGCGGACACCAGCGGGCGCCCCTGCTGATCGGCGTCGAGTAG